The Lactuca sativa cultivar Salinas chromosome 2, Lsat_Salinas_v11, whole genome shotgun sequence genome includes the window GTTCCAACCTTTCTATCCAATCCAAGGTCATAGATAGTTGTCAATTGTTTCCTTGTTTATAAGTGTATTTCAGTATCTAATTTGATATTTTTCATTTTCTAGGGCGCACCGGACGGAGGCGGTGGGCGTCGGCGGATATGGAGGAGAAGAAAATTGGTACCAACCTACTTAACTTGTGGCTCTACATTGTATGTATTTTAGGATTTGAGATTCCGGGAGGTTCATTGTTATCTGTTGATGTGAAAGTTGTCCAATCATAAATCACACAATTATGACCGTAAGATATTGTTTTGGATAGTATTTAGCTAATTTTTCCTGAGATCTGCCTAGGATCGGTAAGTTCTTCCCTCCCtcagttccaaaaaaaaaaaaaaaaaagattaataaGCATTCCCGATACAGTTTTTTCTTAATTTATAGCTGCGGTAAGCTTTGAGTTTAGTAAAATGTGAGGTTTCAAGTGTTTGATGGGTGGGTTGGGTATGTATGTGAGTTGAGGATGAACAAGTTACTTTTTGTTTGTGTATTCATGGTCTAAAACTGTTTGAGTGAAGTCTGGTTTTATTGATGATGTTATGAGTAATTTTGTAAATGCAGACGAAAAAAGATGAAATGATTCGATACGCACAGGAAAGAACCCCGTTTGTGGAAGAGCAGGTGAGGGACATATGGGAGACTGGGAAGCTGGTGGGGTATGACATAGAGAGGCTGAAGCTGTGGGAGGAtaatgtgtttgtgtttgtgaGGAATTTGGCTGCTGAGGCGAATGAGTTGGTGGAAAACAACAAAGACGAATATGGAGGGAAAAAGAAAGCAATACTTCATGCAATCAGCAATAGAATGAATGAGATGGGGTTTTACAGACCAGAAGCCTATATGCGAACCGACCCCTTCAAGCATATCACAAAAGCAGATACCGACACCCATCAACAGGATGACTAGTTACTCTACTTGGatttgtaatattttttttatgttttagttCTGGGAGGATTATATAACCACTAAACTAAAACGACCCACCAAAATATAGCATATCACCCATGACCCACCCATCTTGTAAAATGGATTTTGCCAAGTTACTTTATGAATGTACCTTAGGTTTCATTTGCTATTTATTCATTTTACCAAACACTGGGTATTTGTGAAATTACTTTCTGACAATTCCACCTTTTTTTtttatactaataaaataatttaGGGTAACTTGTTATCTTGTATCCTGCCTCCATTGTCAATTTGTCATTGTCTTCTACATAACTCCATGCCTCCTACAGAAACACAAGGAAAAGTTAagaaaaattatttgttattttccACATACCGACTGGTTACAAGCTTGCATTATGAataatgttcttttttttttaactgaATTGAAGTCATCCACATGTACATGTTTCAAGTCATTAGCACCTGCTTTTgcttttgatttatatatatatcaaatttcTCAAACTCAACCACGTCATCAACTTCTTGCTGTTTTGATTTTCACTGACACAGAATTCTTCATCTTTGATTCTTGTAAGTTTTGAAACTTCATCTTTGATTCTTGTAACTTTGTATGGAGACCtaacattttttctttctttataGGACAGGATCAAACAAATCCTTGGCCTTGCAATTAGATTCCAAAGAAGAGCAGTTTTTTCTCAACAATGGGAATTCCTTTTTCTCAACATTCATTTTGTTTACCTGTGAAACTTTATTGGACAATTACAAGTGAGTGAAACTGAGAAATACATAACTACTGTTG containing:
- the LOC111888811 gene encoding protein PLASTID TRANSCRIPTIONALLY ACTIVE 7 isoform X1 gives rise to the protein MAMAIATKSFGFTDLQSLYSSKLELSQAHTRRSNLSIQSKGAPDGGGGRRRIWRRRKLTKKDEMIRYAQERTPFVEEQVRDIWETGKLVGYDIERLKLWEDNVFVFVRNLAAEANELVENNKDEYGGKKKAILHAISNRMNEMGFYRPEAYMRTDPFKHITKADTDTHQQDD
- the LOC111888811 gene encoding protein PLASTID TRANSCRIPTIONALLY ACTIVE 7 isoform X2, with the translated sequence MKLELSQAHTRRSNLSIQSKGAPDGGGGRRRIWRRRKLTKKDEMIRYAQERTPFVEEQVRDIWETGKLVGYDIERLKLWEDNVFVFVRNLAAEANELVENNKDEYGGKKKAILHAISNRMNEMGFYRPEAYMRTDPFKHITKADTDTHQQDD